The following coding sequences lie in one Sulfuricurvum sp. genomic window:
- a CDS encoding flagellar hook-basal body complex protein translates to MTQGYYAAISGMQTNQYGLDVISDNLTNVSTTAYKSSTAEFADLFSKAVSGNTPTYNDIGYGVKLQATSFNLTQGSMMSSDRFNDLALEGNGWFGVTSKGQTMFTRDGSFSFDTYQKTSGDVNSSINRLVTADGQFVLGTMLSNFTYSPTYDYGDLTTTGSTGAYVLNNPTTDAPLSAAGSQGTLEFPSRLAYPVQPTTKTTFVGNLGITDATRTISAQVISGNNDINQLKLTFTKSAVQPATGVAWDVVATVTSTDGKTVYDTQNGQAVFGASGSLDSFNIASVNNNGTPVAVDLGAEFSGVIAVDGVGISGSSTSDGISAGSLTKYGINADGVIIADFSNGRQSAIGRVAVYHFQNDQGLNREGGTYYTQTSDSGKPLFWTDTNGNAITGATVRSNSLESSNSDMSVGLTDMIVSQRAYQANSKIVTTVDEMIQKALQMHR, encoded by the coding sequence ATGACACAAGGATACTATGCGGCAATATCGGGCATGCAGACCAATCAATACGGGTTAGATGTTATTTCCGATAATTTAACAAATGTGTCGACAACTGCATACAAAAGTTCGACAGCCGAATTTGCCGATCTTTTCAGTAAAGCCGTCTCAGGCAATACCCCGACATACAACGATATCGGCTACGGGGTGAAATTGCAGGCGACAAGCTTTAACCTTACACAGGGATCAATGATGTCATCGGATCGATTCAACGATCTAGCGCTTGAGGGGAACGGATGGTTTGGTGTCACATCTAAAGGTCAAACAATGTTTACCCGTGATGGCAGTTTTTCTTTTGATACCTATCAAAAAACAAGCGGCGACGTCAATTCATCAATCAACCGTTTAGTAACGGCGGATGGGCAGTTCGTTCTGGGCACAATGCTCAGCAACTTTACCTACAGTCCTACATATGATTACGGTGATCTCACAACCACCGGCTCTACCGGGGCATATGTACTCAACAATCCTACCACGGACGCACCTCTTTCCGCCGCAGGGAGCCAAGGGACCCTTGAGTTCCCCTCACGTCTTGCGTATCCGGTGCAACCAACGACTAAAACAACGTTTGTTGGCAATTTGGGCATTACCGATGCAACGCGCACCATCAGCGCTCAGGTCATCAGCGGTAACAATGATATCAATCAACTCAAACTGACCTTTACAAAAAGTGCCGTTCAACCGGCCACTGGAGTTGCTTGGGATGTAGTTGCAACCGTAACGTCTACCGATGGCAAAACGGTATACGATACCCAAAATGGTCAAGCTGTTTTCGGCGCGTCAGGTTCTCTTGATAGTTTCAATATTGCTTCAGTTAACAATAACGGAACACCGGTTGCCGTAGATTTGGGAGCAGAATTCAGCGGTGTTATCGCTGTTGATGGTGTTGGAATCAGCGGATCGTCAACCTCTGACGGTATATCCGCCGGGTCACTGACAAAATACGGAATCAACGCCGATGGAGTCATCATAGCCGATTTTTCCAATGGACGTCAAAGCGCTATCGGCCGTGTCGCGGTATACCATTTTCAAAATGATCAAGGCTTAAATCGAGAAGGCGGAACCTATTATACGCAAACTTCTGATAGCGGGAAACCTCTTTTTTGGACCGATACTAACGGTAATGCCATTACTGGAGCAACCGTCAGAAGTAACTCTTTAGAGAGTTCTAATTCCGATATGTCCGTAGGACTGACGGATATGATCGTATCCCAGCGTGCCTATCAGGCTAACTCTAAAATTGTTACTACCGTGGATGAGATGATTCAAAAAGCATTGCAAATGCATCGATAA
- a CDS encoding RDD family protein: MTDIFMIGLPITLLAMLLFGYDQMHTASGLDVIVNDPKAHTNPPNPIASIMQISLFLITYVWLWHKSGQTPGKKLAHIRVVDAKTLENAPYWKLTLRFIGYFISLITLVGFFIGLFRKDKRALHDLLSGTAVIRVF; encoded by the coding sequence GTGACCGATATATTTATGATCGGTCTCCCGATTACCCTTTTGGCGATGCTGCTGTTCGGATACGATCAAATGCATACCGCCAGCGGGCTGGATGTCATCGTTAATGATCCGAAAGCACATACGAATCCGCCGAATCCTATCGCTTCGATTATGCAGATCTCTTTATTTCTTATCACGTATGTTTGGTTATGGCATAAAAGCGGTCAAACACCGGGGAAAAAACTGGCACATATCCGCGTCGTCGATGCAAAGACTCTTGAAAATGCCCCATATTGGAAACTAACACTCCGTTTTATCGGTTATTTTATCTCTCTTATTACCCTCGTCGGTTTTTTTATCGGACTGTTCCGAAAAGACAAACGCGCACTCCATGATCTCCTCAGCGGCACGGCCGTTATTCGCGTCTTCTAA
- a CDS encoding FlgD immunoglobulin-like domain containing protein, translating to MAIDAYGNTLTSSSSTTTTSSSTVNPNGVLGKDDFLKLLMLELKYQDPTSPMDSEKILTQTSQLATLESSENTTKALTTLASALTASAQFTGISAIGKVADTGSNAIQLTDGSNTEFQMYFPSDATTGNVHILDVNGKILKTMAIGATNAGVAQYSWDGTNDSGTKLDAGIYYADASYTKADGTSATTRVGLYPIDSIKFDSGKTYAKLGSSYVDFSTIKEITNN from the coding sequence ATGGCTATCGATGCATATGGCAACACACTGACATCCAGCAGCAGCACAACTACAACCTCATCTAGCACAGTCAATCCTAACGGCGTGTTAGGAAAAGACGATTTTTTAAAGCTTCTCATGCTGGAACTTAAATACCAAGACCCAACCTCTCCGATGGACTCGGAAAAGATTTTGACCCAGACGTCTCAGCTTGCCACGTTAGAATCCAGTGAGAACACAACAAAAGCGCTAACCACACTCGCTTCGGCGCTCACCGCATCCGCACAATTCACCGGTATTTCTGCTATTGGCAAAGTTGCGGACACAGGAAGTAATGCGATTCAACTAACAGATGGTTCAAATACAGAATTTCAAATGTATTTTCCTAGCGATGCAACTACTGGAAATGTACATATTTTGGATGTTAACGGCAAGATTCTAAAAACAATGGCGATCGGAGCTACCAATGCTGGTGTTGCTCAGTACAGTTGGGATGGTACAAATGACAGCGGTACAAAATTAGATGCAGGAATTTATTATGCGGATGCTTCCTATACTAAAGCTGACGGAACCTCAGCAACTACACGTGTGGGACTCTATCCGATTGATTCCATTAAATTTGATAGTGGTAAAACGTATGCGAAACTCGGATCAAGCTATGTGGACTTTAGTACGATCAAAGAGATAACCAATAACTAA
- a CDS encoding MFS transporter, with the protein MHVIFVPKILAMVGYDPLHIGIILASAPLVRFAMPFLFLRGFRLNQHTFYTALALMLVGATGFYPALSHFYPLLGVNILFGIGISLVLPYVEVIALEHIGKERYGRIRLFGSLGFIAVALVLVKFLTAPYIGIDFLIAMASLTLSFGALIGIKQVHTPTGECASKEEGCTFSIFGHIPLWIGFFLMQVSFGPFYNFFTIYATDHGVSLDTTVWLWSFGVIAEIAMFYFQGPLLRGNLGRLLQLTAFVTALRWLIVALFPESTPLLFAAQSLHAFSFALFHSSAIGMLFHLYKARRLAQQFFFGISYGLGGFIGAVGAGILYQYTPALLFVGGSIAALGAAIAFKISNR; encoded by the coding sequence GTGCATGTTATCTTCGTCCCTAAGATCCTTGCCATGGTCGGATACGATCCGCTTCATATCGGGATAATACTGGCTTCTGCTCCGCTGGTTCGTTTTGCAATGCCGTTTCTTTTTTTACGGGGATTTCGACTGAACCAACACACTTTTTATACGGCACTGGCTCTGATGCTTGTAGGCGCAACGGGATTTTACCCCGCACTCAGCCATTTTTATCCTCTGCTAGGTGTTAACATCTTGTTCGGAATCGGAATTTCACTGGTCCTTCCCTATGTCGAAGTAATCGCCCTCGAGCATATCGGAAAAGAGCGTTACGGACGTATCCGCCTCTTTGGTTCACTCGGCTTTATTGCGGTCGCATTAGTGTTGGTTAAATTCCTGACAGCACCCTATATCGGGATCGATTTTTTAATTGCAATGGCAAGTCTCACCCTTTCCTTCGGTGCCTTGATCGGAATAAAACAAGTACATACCCCTACCGGCGAATGTGCCTCCAAAGAAGAGGGATGCACTTTCTCCATTTTCGGGCACATCCCTTTGTGGATCGGATTTTTCCTTATGCAGGTGAGCTTTGGGCCGTTTTACAACTTCTTTACGATCTATGCGACCGACCACGGTGTCTCTTTGGACACGACCGTTTGGCTATGGAGTTTCGGGGTTATTGCTGAAATCGCAATGTTTTATTTTCAAGGACCGCTTCTTCGCGGCAATTTGGGACGGCTTCTCCAGCTAACGGCGTTTGTCACCGCACTGCGTTGGCTGATCGTCGCCCTCTTCCCCGAATCCACACCTCTCTTGTTTGCGGCCCAAAGTCTTCATGCGTTTAGCTTCGCTCTGTTTCACTCATCGGCAATCGGAATGCTCTTTCATCTCTATAAAGCACGCCGTCTCGCCCAGCAGTTTTTCTTTGGGATCTCATACGGTTTAGGCGGATTTATCGGGGCTGTTGGGGCAGGTATACTGTATCAATATACACCTGCATTATTATTTGTGGGAGGATCGATTGCAGCACTGGGCGCCGCAATCGCTTTTAAAATCAGCAATCGCTAA
- a CDS encoding DUF309 domain-containing protein gives MAQEFTGITQACEAFIRSIQEGRYYDAHEDLEYIWYVRRFEDNDEVRLWKGFINAAVSFELMKRGRPKPSETAWKTYLKYSPFLETLVTPHKEHYVRITQILERQRGELCPSF, from the coding sequence TTGGCGCAAGAATTTACGGGTATAACGCAGGCGTGTGAGGCATTTATCCGCTCTATTCAAGAAGGGCGGTATTATGACGCACATGAGGACTTAGAGTATATATGGTACGTACGCCGTTTTGAGGACAATGACGAAGTCCGGCTTTGGAAGGGATTTATCAATGCGGCGGTCAGTTTTGAGCTTATGAAACGAGGACGTCCGAAGCCATCTGAAACCGCTTGGAAGACATATCTCAAATATTCCCCTTTTTTAGAGACACTTGTTACTCCGCATAAAGAACACTACGTTAGAATAACACAAATATTAGAACGACAGCGAGGTGAATTATGTCCGAGTTTTTAG
- a CDS encoding NAD(P)H-dependent oxidoreductase, which yields MSEFLEAMAFRHACKQFDTEKQIPSEHFESILEVARTSPSSFGMEPWRLIVVRKPNLRKALKSACWNQNQITDCSELVILTTDNDTVRSGTSYVRKMFERRGLSAEAVDTYMGVYKNYLEPIECDEVLLENWTAKQCYIALANMMTYAATLKIDSCPIEGFDKEEVEAILDLEYGHSVAVICAFGYRVNPQSEQKRLELKQIVEYR from the coding sequence ATGTCCGAGTTTTTAGAGGCAATGGCATTCCGACATGCGTGTAAACAGTTTGATACCGAAAAACAGATCCCTTCCGAGCACTTTGAGTCTATATTGGAAGTCGCTCGTACTTCCCCCTCTTCGTTCGGAATGGAGCCGTGGCGATTGATCGTGGTTCGAAAGCCAAATCTGCGCAAAGCGCTTAAAAGTGCTTGTTGGAATCAAAACCAGATTACGGATTGTTCGGAACTGGTGATACTCACCACTGATAACGACACAGTGCGTAGCGGAACCTCCTATGTCCGTAAAATGTTTGAGCGTCGGGGACTAAGTGCTGAAGCCGTCGACACCTATATGGGCGTCTATAAAAATTATTTAGAGCCGATCGAATGCGATGAAGTGCTGCTCGAAAACTGGACGGCGAAACAGTGTTATATCGCTTTGGCAAACATGATGACCTATGCCGCGACACTGAAAATCGATAGCTGTCCGATCGAGGGCTTCGATAAGGAAGAAGTCGAAGCGATTTTGGACCTCGAATACGGCCATAGCGTAGCCGTTATCTGCGCGTTCGGATACCGGGTAAATCCGCAAAGTGAACAAAAACGGCTCGAACTGAAACAGATTGTTGAGTATCGTTAA
- a CDS encoding flagellar hook-basal body complex protein, whose amino-acid sequence MMKALDSGVTGLQSHQIAMDVESNNIANVNTVGFKYSRANFSDLLAQTNQIATAPQGSLGGKNAVQIGLGTTINSVTKIMSQGSIQNTDKNTDVAIQGDGFFIVSPDGGNTYKYTRSGDFKFDAAGNFVDNNGFIVQGWVRDPKTGLVDATAPISNIQIPPGLTTPAQASSQVVVKANLSASTLITQYSPTYETSPVTIPVVPATTPPTFTAIAGDPVNTNGAPASPEDMGIMFDASGRAFSLASAATTGTGPGTGGDGIFISTDGGNTYAEFRYTSNSADVGSTGAPGVATSPLKSDGTASTNANVYYFNTTKDFQLAVADWVTTNALNEHGTPAVTGTSPGATVNFNPQGKLQISNQAGANDLSIQVAGIADTNTVKNDVFTSEFLTLSGNITAGSSSAKQSQSVNAATHSASIDVYDSLGSKHTLKIDFRKESSNPVTGTSWSYTVTVPKPANIGGQAPYENILNPAGLISFNSTGGLAGYNIPAIDFTGNNGSKPNQSINLNFGSINGFDGITSFDNPSGTSGISQDGFPGGDLQGVRIDQSGTLVGSFSNGRSFGLAQIGMAKFANNEGLTSDGGNVYLQSANSGDPIIGTAATAGRGFMQASALEASNVDLSKSLTNLIVIQRGYQANAKTITTADTLLETLLGIKR is encoded by the coding sequence ATGATGAAGGCTCTCGACTCCGGCGTTACCGGATTACAATCGCACCAGATTGCTATGGATGTCGAATCCAACAATATTGCCAACGTTAACACGGTCGGATTTAAATATTCACGTGCCAATTTCTCGGATCTATTAGCACAGACCAATCAAATCGCTACAGCCCCGCAAGGTTCATTGGGCGGAAAAAATGCGGTTCAAATCGGGTTAGGGACAACCATTAACTCTGTCACCAAGATCATGTCGCAGGGTTCTATCCAAAATACTGACAAAAATACCGACGTCGCAATCCAAGGAGATGGATTTTTCATTGTCTCTCCAGATGGGGGAAATACGTATAAGTACACCCGTTCAGGTGACTTTAAATTTGACGCCGCTGGAAACTTCGTCGACAATAACGGATTTATCGTTCAAGGATGGGTACGAGACCCGAAAACGGGTCTCGTCGATGCCACAGCACCGATCAGCAATATTCAAATCCCGCCAGGGCTTACCACACCGGCTCAAGCCAGCTCACAAGTGGTCGTCAAAGCCAATCTGAGCGCCAGCACCCTGATTACCCAATATTCTCCAACCTATGAGACGAGTCCTGTTACCATTCCTGTTGTACCTGCAACAACACCTCCTACTTTTACAGCAATTGCCGGAGATCCTGTCAATACAAACGGTGCACCGGCAAGTCCAGAGGATATGGGAATTATGTTCGATGCCAGCGGCCGCGCATTCTCTCTTGCTTCTGCTGCCACCACAGGAACTGGACCAGGGACAGGAGGAGATGGTATTTTTATAAGTACTGACGGCGGTAACACATATGCCGAATTTCGCTATACTAGTAACAGTGCCGATGTCGGGAGCACAGGCGCACCAGGGGTAGCAACCTCGCCACTAAAAAGTGATGGAACCGCTTCTACTAATGCGAATGTTTATTATTTCAATACGACCAAAGATTTCCAGCTTGCCGTTGCCGACTGGGTTACAACCAATGCCCTCAATGAACATGGTACACCAGCCGTTACTGGAACATCACCTGGCGCAACCGTCAACTTTAACCCTCAGGGAAAGCTGCAAATTTCGAATCAAGCAGGAGCTAATGATCTAAGTATCCAGGTTGCAGGCATCGCAGATACCAATACCGTTAAAAATGATGTTTTCACCTCCGAATTTCTCACCCTATCGGGAAATATTACCGCTGGTTCAAGCTCCGCTAAACAATCACAGTCCGTCAATGCAGCAACCCACTCTGCGAGCATTGACGTCTATGACTCATTGGGGAGTAAACACACTCTAAAAATCGATTTTCGTAAAGAATCGAGCAATCCGGTAACAGGGACAAGCTGGAGCTATACCGTCACGGTTCCTAAACCTGCCAATATAGGGGGACAGGCTCCTTATGAAAACATTCTCAACCCTGCCGGCCTTATTTCCTTCAATTCGACAGGAGGATTGGCAGGATACAACATCCCTGCAATCGACTTTACCGGTAACAATGGCTCCAAGCCGAATCAATCGATCAACCTCAATTTCGGATCAATCAACGGATTTGACGGGATTACCAGTTTTGACAACCCATCTGGCACTAGCGGTATCTCTCAAGATGGCTTCCCAGGGGGAGATTTACAAGGAGTCCGGATCGATCAAAGTGGTACCCTTGTAGGGTCATTCTCTAACGGCCGATCTTTTGGTTTGGCCCAAATAGGAATGGCAAAATTTGCCAACAATGAAGGTCTTACCAGCGATGGAGGCAATGTCTATCTCCAATCCGCCAACTCCGGCGACCCAATCATCGGAACAGCCGCAACTGCAGGACGTGGGTTTATGCAAGCTTCCGCACTCGAAGCATCGAATGTGGATTTGTCAAAGTCGCTTACAAACCTCATCGTTATCCAGCGCGGATATCAGGCAAATGCCAAAACAATTACTACTGCAGATACTCTTCTCGAAACTCTTCTCGGCATCAAACGTTAA
- a CDS encoding flagellar hook-length control protein FliK: MINQSKEAATKPSLIDLLGGNTKSSTTKSSDLFSKLLANLSTSQQPSVDFKAIIDPKNTSAKTVVSNTASNIKNSPIKELQTLLLGNEEKDSALFSKELINTLSNDQVRTLIQRAKEYLKNAIIAKSPEYQNDTNSLPKTLMGLVKLADKMGLDLQSISLSNIIDTSAEQNTFAPDMLTKRTDGPTKLPEVLTKPLFEAKALTQLTTMPAESSSFVSITQLINDAKTKEQKANTAPVSEPTPIAKFASITELSPATELSPQSSTTVSTNASTEKLETQPLKALLQHLDKREKSSDTTLPINEIKVSDAKMSEVKLSDTKTPETKISTQTSSKTDTLIALLQGENEFKESKMDRSNASKSEGEAPKVMTAPKADSLEVKSKEASQSMRSFASDLKDAVQEYKPPFTRLTMKLNPEKLGEVEVTLVQRGNNVHVNIQSNNTNSVAFLAHNAMELKTQLANQGITNTTMNFMSSGDGQAQNQQQQQNQQQQQNRFRAYKSLKDMELNGEQLSALEIIIPHYA, from the coding sequence ATGATCAACCAAAGCAAAGAAGCCGCTACAAAACCTTCGCTCATCGATTTATTGGGGGGAAATACAAAATCCTCAACAACAAAATCAAGCGATTTGTTTTCAAAGCTATTGGCAAACCTGAGTACATCACAACAGCCATCCGTTGATTTCAAAGCGATTATCGATCCTAAAAATACATCGGCTAAAACCGTTGTGAGCAACACTGCAAGCAATATTAAAAACTCACCGATCAAAGAACTTCAAACACTCTTACTCGGAAATGAAGAAAAAGATTCGGCTCTCTTTTCCAAAGAGCTCATCAACACACTTTCGAACGATCAAGTCCGTACACTGATACAACGAGCCAAAGAGTATCTCAAAAATGCAATCATTGCGAAGAGCCCCGAATATCAAAACGACACGAATTCGCTTCCGAAAACCTTGATGGGATTAGTCAAATTGGCCGATAAAATGGGCTTAGACCTTCAATCGATTTCTCTTTCCAACATTATCGACACTTCTGCCGAGCAAAATACATTTGCCCCTGACATGCTAACAAAACGCACTGACGGGCCAACAAAGCTCCCGGAAGTTCTAACGAAGCCTCTATTTGAAGCCAAGGCTCTCACGCAACTCACAACGATGCCAGCAGAATCCAGTTCGTTTGTGTCCATAACCCAACTTATCAATGACGCCAAAACCAAAGAGCAAAAAGCAAACACTGCTCCCGTAAGTGAACCTACCCCCATCGCTAAATTTGCTTCGATCACCGAACTTTCTCCTGCAACGGAGCTTTCACCGCAGTCTTCAACGACAGTTTCAACCAATGCATCTACTGAAAAGCTTGAAACACAGCCGCTAAAAGCACTATTACAACATTTAGACAAACGGGAAAAATCATCCGATACGACTCTGCCTATTAACGAAATCAAAGTTTCTGATGCAAAAATGTCTGAAGTAAAACTATCGGATACAAAGACTCCGGAAACAAAAATTTCAACGCAAACATCTTCCAAAACGGATACTCTTATCGCACTTCTTCAGGGAGAGAATGAATTCAAAGAATCAAAAATGGATCGAAGCAATGCCTCGAAATCTGAAGGAGAAGCGCCTAAAGTGATGACGGCACCTAAAGCCGATTCACTCGAAGTCAAATCCAAAGAGGCAAGTCAAAGCATGCGCTCTTTTGCCAGCGATCTTAAAGATGCGGTGCAAGAGTATAAACCGCCATTCACCCGTCTCACAATGAAACTCAATCCTGAAAAACTTGGTGAAGTGGAAGTGACCCTCGTTCAGCGCGGCAATAATGTCCATGTCAATATTCAGTCGAACAATACCAATAGCGTTGCTTTCTTGGCACACAATGCCATGGAGCTAAAAACACAATTGGCAAACCAGGGAATTACCAATACGACAATGAACTTTATGTCCTCAGGTGACGGGCAGGCTCAGAATCAGCAACAGCAGCAAAATCAGCAACAGCAGCAAAATCGATTTCGCGCCTATAAGTCACTCAAAGATATGGAGCTTAACGGTGAGCAGCTAAGTGCTCTTGAAATTATTATTCCGCATTACGCGTAA
- a CDS encoding mechanosensitive ion channel domain-containing protein, translating to MLQKIEHVESKVTHYTDLAMNYATEYGLKILGSLLIFFIGKWIIRKLVMLMRKGMERANVDPTLISFAYNAIYVAAIVVILIAAISNLGVETTSFVAIFGAAGLAIGLALKDTLANVGAAVLIIFFRPFKVGDFIEVSSVMGTVKSINLFSTTLTTVDNRSIIIPNGALIAGNIINYTGNETRRIDMVFDIDYKDDLKLAKEVIMGVLLSNPKVLAEPAPVVAVGALAQNSVQILARPWVSVENYWDGMFEMTEAVKLEFDKHGISIPFPQMDLHLKQKES from the coding sequence ATGTTACAAAAAATCGAACATGTGGAAAGCAAAGTAACCCACTATACCGATCTGGCAATGAATTATGCCACCGAATACGGGCTCAAAATTCTGGGCTCCCTTCTTATTTTCTTTATCGGAAAGTGGATTATCCGTAAACTGGTTATGCTGATGCGCAAAGGGATGGAACGTGCCAATGTCGATCCGACATTGATTTCATTTGCATACAACGCAATATATGTCGCAGCAATCGTTGTGATCCTTATAGCGGCGATCAGCAATCTGGGAGTAGAGACGACGTCGTTTGTAGCAATATTCGGAGCCGCGGGGTTGGCGATCGGATTGGCGCTCAAAGATACCCTTGCGAATGTCGGTGCGGCAGTATTGATTATCTTTTTCCGTCCGTTTAAAGTAGGGGATTTCATTGAAGTATCAAGTGTTATGGGAACGGTCAAATCGATCAATCTCTTTTCGACAACGCTTACGACGGTGGATAACCGATCCATCATTATCCCCAACGGGGCGTTGATTGCCGGGAATATTATCAACTATACGGGTAATGAAACACGTCGTATCGATATGGTATTTGACATTGATTACAAGGACGACTTAAAATTGGCCAAAGAGGTCATTATGGGTGTTCTTCTCTCAAATCCAAAAGTATTGGCTGAGCCAGCTCCAGTTGTTGCAGTGGGGGCATTAGCCCAAAATTCGGTTCAGATTTTGGCACGTCCTTGGGTTTCGGTAGAAAATTACTGGGATGGAATGTTTGAAATGACCGAAGCGGTGAAATTGGAATTTGATAAACACGGTATATCGATTCCGTTCCCACAAATGGATTTGCATCTAAAACAAAAAGAGAGTTGA